Proteins encoded in a region of the Nocardia asteroides genome:
- a CDS encoding DNA-directed RNA polymerase subunit beta translates to MPLLPAVCDLPAEVHPPHLGRITLRAGRVCGLMMPAFIGSEVKAWMHRTGQLSGPVLTHPRAQRWTFLTGADLPEDIRLFAEMSRLGVSILRAGEIALPGPGQRPGLFRAWVQPPHDSYRPPGWVVVEAIRECAAQHTRQRRGVMVYA, encoded by the coding sequence CCGAAGTCCACCCACCGCATCTAGGCCGGATCACGCTACGCGCGGGGCGGGTGTGTGGGTTGATGATGCCCGCGTTCATCGGCTCGGAAGTCAAAGCGTGGATGCACCGCACGGGCCAGCTGTCCGGACCGGTGCTGACGCATCCGCGTGCGCAGCGCTGGACGTTCCTCACCGGGGCGGACCTGCCGGAGGACATTCGATTGTTCGCGGAGATGTCGCGGCTGGGTGTCTCTATCCTCCGTGCCGGAGAGATCGCGTTACCCGGTCCCGGACAGCGCCCCGGCTTGTTCCGGGCGTGGGTGCAGCCTCCCCACGATTCCTATCGGCCGCCAGGGTGGGTTGTGGTCGAGGCGATCCGGGAGTGCGCCGCCCAGCACACCCGGCAGCGACGGGGGGTGATGGTCTATGCCTGA